A region from the Triticum urartu cultivar G1812 chromosome 1, Tu2.1, whole genome shotgun sequence genome encodes:
- the LOC125548972 gene encoding VIN3-like protein 1, whose protein sequence is MSKSTPVKASKNSELKKSTAILTIANGHACKKDAIGGEHPVHDIKSTGTWICRNLACKAVVTAEDSFCKRCSCCICHQFDDNKDPSLWLVCASENDDKQCCGSSCHIECALQQKRVGCFDLQKIIHLDGSYSCASCGKISGILGYWKRQLVIAKQARRVDILCHRIYVSYQLLEGTSCHTELHNIIQDAKAKLECEVGPLDGMSAKMARGIVSRLSGGSNILKLCSLAIQKVDELLSSPSPGLHVRGSLPAACRFKFEDITSSSLVIILKETKLASPDTIKGYKLWYWKSREQPSMDEPVILSRDERKILVYNLATCTEYSFRIISFSDADATIGHSESKCYTASKEVFVKSVTQKATGICPQTQTTDRSQACMSTGFRIRDAGKILRRAWAEEGCFEDMYEGSCDISATEADQAENSEQGHMLSGACRKLQFNAFSVPDLNAPMPMDIDSSPEKSYDLNNRLFRSNDSGGSEACEAVRSAEPAAVESRPGGKAKQPNGAQNESCEQDGVSAICRQKQLLKRPRVLDEDYEYCVKVIRWLECDGHIETDFRLKFLTWLSLRSTENEHRVVNTFIKTLIKEPSSLAEQLVDSFGEMINCKRPKVGFGSELWHLDKQ, encoded by the exons ATGTCCAAATCTACTCCTGTTAAAGCAAGCAAGAATTCTGAATTGAAGAAATCTACAGCCATCTTAACAATAGCAAATGGCCATGCTTGTAAGAAGGATGCAATTGGTGGAGAGCATCCTGTCCATGACATCAAGTCCACTGGTACTTGGATCTGTAGAAATTTGGCCTGTAAAGCTGTTGTAACAGCTGAAGATTCTTTCTGCAAGAGGTGCTCATGTTGTATTTGCCATCAGTTTGATGACAATAAAGATCCTAGTCTATGGTTGGTTTGTGCATCTGAAAATGACGACAAACAGTGCTGTGGTTCTTCTTGCCATATCGAGTGTGCCCTCCAACAAAAGCGGGTGGGATGCTTTGATCTTCAAAAAATTATTCATCTTGATGGGAGTTATTCATGTGCTTCATGTGGGAAGATATCTGGGATACTAGG TTATTGGAAAAGGCAATTAGTGATTGCAAAGCAGGCTCGCCGAGTTGATATACTCTGCCACCGCATCTATGTGAGTTATCAGTTGTTGGAGGGTACGAGCTGTCATACAGAATTGCATAACATTATTCAAGATGCAAAAGCAAAACTTGAATGTGAGGTCGGTCCACTTGATGGAATGTCGGCAAAGATGGCACGTGGTATCGTAAGCAGGTTATCTGGTGGTAGTAATATACTGAAACTTTGCTCTCTAGCGATTCAAAAAGTTGATGAGTTGTTGAGTTCTCCATCTCCAGGCTTGCATGTTCGAG GTTCATTACCAGCTGCGTGCAGATTCAAATTCGAAGATATTACATCGTCTTCCCTTGTTATCATCCTAAAAGAAACTAAATTAGCATCACCGGACACCATCAAAGGTTATAAGCTATGGTACTGGAAGAGCAGAGAGCAACCAAGCATGGATGAACCTGTTATTTTGTCAAGAGATGAAAGAAAAATACTTGTTTATAACCTCGCCACATGCACAGAATATTCCTTCAGAATCATATCATTCTCAGATGCTGATGCGACCATTGGGCATTCCGAGTCTAAATGTTATACTGCGAGCAAGGAGGTATTTGTCAAATCTGTGACCCAGAAGGCCACGGGAATATGCCCGCAGACGCAGACAACGGATAGGAGCCAGGCTTGTATGTCCACTGGATTTAGGATCCGAGATGCTGGGAAGATCTTGCGGCGAGCTTGGGCTGAAGAAGGCTGTTTTGAGGATATGTACGAAGGTTCATGTGACATAAGTGCCACAGAAGCAGACCAGGCAGAGAACAGTGAACAGGGTCATATGTTATCTGGTGCATGTCGCAAACTTCAGTTCAATGCATTTTCTGTCCCTGACCTAAATGCACCCATGCCCATGGACATAGACTCTTCCCCTGAGAAGAGCTATGATTTAAATAACAGACTTTTTAGGTCAAATGACAGTGGTGGCTCAGAGGCTTGCGAGGCAGTCAGGAGCGCGGAGCCGGCTGCTGTTGAATCTCGGCCAGGAGGCAAGGCAAAGCAGCCCAATGGTGCTCAGAATGAAAGCTGTGAGCAGGATGGAGTTTCAGCCATCTGCCGCCAAAAGCAACTTCTGAAAAGGCCTAGAGTTCTGGATGAGGACTATGAGTACTGTGTGAAGGTGATACGGTGGCTGGAGTGTGACGGGCACATAGAGACTGATTTCAGATTGAAGTTTTTGACTTGGCTGAGTCTAAGATCGACTGAGAATGAGCATAGGGTTGTGAACACATTCATCAAAACACTAATCAAAGAACCAAGCAGTCTGGCTGAGCAGCTTGTTGATTCTTTCGGAGAGATGATAAACTGCAAGAGACCAAAAGTAGGTTTCGGCAGTGAGCTATGGCATTTGGACAAACAATAA